In the Grimontia kaedaensis genome, one interval contains:
- a CDS encoding nucleoside hydrolase: protein MINKQSRLWIDTDITIGAHHKFLQYKDVDDGYALGSLMHSSEIEILGISSTRGNTDDINESTQIAKQFVQDFGANSYKVYQGAATDFKQDSDSIPDAVSELAKQLEQGPMTILAIGALTNIALLLKARPDLAGKIEKVVAVAGRESVDETFKSGTFQLKPFRDLNFEFDTAAFEAVLKSGVPVVLVPFGVCKKVWVDFEDLAKLRKQGPMGSFLARHSLGWWAEWEIILGARQGFNPFDMVAAAYVLSPSWFTQETRFAHIVSAPSDTEKGVNKPYLVCNEETTGYPVSYCVDVESGVKADMLARLSKQTIAQQVLGLSHINVIVDDVGAAAEYYQRVLGFERAHDEQGNAMYYPGVTMQSFALDAGLGKQPVELDVLFIKHPNAGVYIELMHYRKPQGSCELPPQPKTYDLGGPRHIAMEVANCNEVFHYLKEQEGVRMINPSEDYHPVELDGFPITFFYWIDRYGVQWEMEEGRRVGVFRGIV from the coding sequence GTGATAAACAAGCAATCAAGACTTTGGATTGACACAGATATTACTATTGGTGCTCATCATAAGTTTTTACAATACAAAGATGTAGATGATGGCTACGCGTTAGGCAGTCTAATGCATAGCTCTGAAATCGAAATCCTTGGGATTAGCTCAACCCGCGGAAACACCGATGACATCAACGAATCTACTCAAATAGCTAAGCAGTTTGTTCAGGACTTTGGGGCGAATAGCTACAAGGTTTATCAGGGGGCAGCAACAGATTTTAAGCAAGATTCTGACTCGATTCCTGACGCTGTGTCGGAGTTGGCTAAGCAACTTGAACAGGGGCCAATGACCATCTTGGCGATCGGTGCACTGACAAATATCGCGCTTTTGTTGAAAGCCCGCCCAGATCTTGCTGGGAAGATCGAAAAAGTTGTTGCTGTTGCAGGCAGAGAGTCGGTGGATGAAACTTTCAAATCCGGCACATTCCAGCTCAAACCTTTTCGCGATTTGAATTTCGAGTTTGACACTGCCGCATTTGAAGCAGTGTTAAAAAGCGGCGTACCTGTTGTGCTCGTGCCATTCGGCGTGTGTAAGAAAGTCTGGGTAGATTTTGAAGATCTGGCGAAGCTTCGCAAACAAGGTCCAATGGGAAGTTTCCTTGCAAGGCATTCGCTGGGATGGTGGGCTGAGTGGGAAATTATTTTGGGCGCCCGTCAAGGCTTTAACCCCTTCGATATGGTGGCCGCAGCCTATGTGTTAAGTCCGTCTTGGTTTACCCAAGAGACACGGTTTGCGCATATAGTGTCTGCCCCCAGTGATACAGAAAAAGGGGTGAACAAGCCATATTTGGTTTGTAATGAAGAAACGACGGGTTATCCGGTATCCTACTGTGTTGATGTCGAAAGCGGCGTTAAAGCAGACATGCTGGCGAGACTTTCGAAGCAGACCATCGCGCAACAAGTACTCGGGTTGTCTCATATCAACGTGATTGTGGATGATGTCGGAGCAGCGGCTGAGTATTACCAGCGGGTTTTAGGTTTCGAACGGGCGCACGATGAACAAGGTAATGCCATGTATTACCCTGGCGTGACCATGCAGAGCTTTGCGCTTGATGCAGGTCTTGGCAAGCAGCCGGTAGAGTTGGATGTACTATTTATCAAGCACCCCAATGCAGGTGTTTATATTGAATTGATGCATTACCGCAAGCCTCAGGGGAGTTGTGAATTACCTCCTCAGCCAAAGACGTATGATCTTGGTGGCCCACGCCATATTGCGATGGAAGTCGCTAACTGCAATGAGGTCTTCCATTACTTGAAGGAGCAGGAAGGCGTAAGGATGATCAACCCATCTGAAGATTATCATCCAGTTGAGTTAGATGGTTTCCCAATAACATTCTTCTACTGGATTGACCGTTACGGAGTACAGTGGGAAATGGAGGAGGGGCGACGCGTAGGAGTCTTTAGAGGTATCGTATAG
- a CDS encoding GGDEF domain-containing protein, producing the protein MLNRFTINQLLFVSHLMLVIILIAGMSYSRYQSEWESRVNHEAALIEQSVLPLMREISAAVAGRNYTALTMPSQKESLTNIEALLFLDIQGTSDYKDNKVGVRYLRESGDIWRTDVSSEELSNARQRRKDLAINLQQHNLNDVTKRKLTFLLKKADDDLAALELGVARTSEFSAPWPLKPQSGKYELLPEYGIVTLQLPLFNKNGGNIYAVFDASNLFSLKHEIYLTIAIEAVIALMVSLLLIAGVTHWLVAPLRTLAEQMDKDIEQLNIAALDEINRSDEIGTLARGLHRLTRKTQSQLKLLKHLSDTDALTGLSGRHNYENRAEALFNNTRNQGASFGVIVCDIDFFKLYNDTFGHGKGDEVIKKIADVLLSTTRNNDLCFRIGGEEFVVLLKVYEAESLIRIAERMRSEVEEMGIHHVSEHGAVTLSVGAVMVSPRATSLSYQDVFDFADKQLYVAKRAGRNRVIFKEIDKHQTPGKEHCDKQAIKTLD; encoded by the coding sequence ATGCTGAACCGATTTACGATCAATCAGCTGCTATTTGTTTCTCACTTGATGCTGGTGATTATTCTGATCGCGGGAATGAGCTACTCTCGCTATCAAAGTGAATGGGAATCCCGAGTTAACCACGAAGCGGCATTGATTGAACAGTCCGTATTGCCACTGATGCGTGAAATCTCCGCCGCCGTTGCGGGTCGGAATTACACTGCTCTTACTATGCCTTCGCAAAAAGAATCTCTCACTAATATCGAAGCATTGTTGTTCCTGGATATTCAAGGCACTTCTGATTACAAAGACAATAAGGTCGGTGTTCGCTATCTCCGAGAGAGTGGCGATATCTGGCGAACTGACGTCAGTAGCGAAGAACTGTCTAACGCACGACAACGCCGTAAAGACCTCGCGATAAATTTGCAGCAACACAACCTGAATGACGTTACTAAGAGGAAACTGACTTTTCTTTTGAAAAAAGCCGACGATGATTTGGCTGCATTAGAACTAGGTGTGGCGCGAACCAGCGAGTTTTCAGCGCCTTGGCCTTTGAAGCCGCAATCTGGTAAGTACGAATTACTACCTGAATACGGTATTGTGACACTGCAATTACCGCTGTTTAATAAAAATGGCGGCAATATTTACGCTGTATTTGATGCCTCAAACCTCTTCTCCCTCAAACATGAAATTTATCTCACCATCGCTATCGAAGCTGTGATTGCTTTGATGGTTTCTCTTCTCCTTATTGCAGGGGTTACCCATTGGTTGGTTGCGCCGCTTAGAACACTGGCGGAACAGATGGACAAAGATATTGAACAACTGAATATTGCGGCGTTAGACGAGATAAACCGTAGCGATGAAATTGGCACCCTTGCTCGTGGTCTTCACCGTCTGACTCGTAAAACTCAGTCACAGCTTAAGCTGCTGAAGCATTTGTCGGATACCGATGCCCTGACAGGATTAAGCGGAAGGCATAACTACGAAAACCGTGCGGAAGCCTTGTTTAATAACACTCGTAACCAGGGAGCGAGCTTTGGGGTCATTGTGTGTGATATCGACTTCTTTAAACTCTACAACGACACTTTTGGTCACGGTAAAGGCGATGAGGTGATAAAGAAGATCGCAGATGTCTTGCTCAGTACTACCCGCAACAATGATCTTTGTTTTCGAATTGGTGGTGAGGAATTTGTCGTGCTGCTCAAGGTGTATGAAGCAGAAAGCCTGATACGCATTGCGGAGCGAATGAGGTCTGAGGTGGAGGAGATGGGTATTCATCATGTCTCCGAACATGGCGCTGTCACGTTGTCGGTTGGTGCTGTGATGGTTTCTCCGCGCGCGACGTCCTTGAGCTATCAAGATGTGTTCGATTTTGCTGACAAGCAGCTATATGTCGCTAAACGGGCAGGACGCAACCGAGTCATTTTTAAGGAAATAGATAAACATCAAACCCCAGGGAAGGAACATTGTGATAAACAAGCAATCAAGACTTTGGATTGA